The DNA segment CAATACCGTCAGAAGCGATAATCAATACAGGAATGGCGCCAGGTCGTAAATCAGCCAACAGTTGTTCACGCGCTGTCTGAATCGCATGCGCCAATGATGTACCACTATCAGCCGACAAGCCTTGAATAATACTATTCACATACCCAACATTATCCGTCAAGGATGAGCGAACTTCGGAATACAAGTACAGATTCATTTTATAATTATCACACGTTGTTCTATACTGTGCCCCTCGCCCTACAGTCGGGAATGTCGTTAAGCCAACGCGGTCACCCTCAACAACATTCAGCGTATTGTTGAAGGCAATCAAAGCATCTTTTGCGGATTGCAACTTTGACGAACCGCCCGACCATGAGGCATTCATAGAGCCAGAAATGTCCAGCACCAGCATCACATCCACGGGGACATGCTGCTCACTTGACCCCTCGGTATAGAAGATTTCATTCAAGTGCACCGTCCCAGCAATCACACGTCCCAAATCCGCAGGCGGCTCGTCATACAGCTTGACCGTTTGCGTCAAGTAGCAGCCCCCACCCGGCGGCGACGTCGTATCGACATAGCGCTCGAACACACCTTCGATCCACTTATCCCCACCTGTGGACTTATAATTTGTTAAGCGAAAACGAGCGAAGCCCACAATGTGATACTTCAAGTTGTTTCCATTGCCAACCGTATAATCGTAAATGGGTATAATAACTGAGGGATCATGTTGAATCGTCAGCCCATTCCGCGAATGCGTGGCACCGGCAATATACGCATCAAGTTCCTGACGTACGCCTGAGCTGTTCATCACCCCAGTTGCACCAGGCACAAGATCGCCTACGTGCCATGTGCCACTACGGCGCGTATCATGCATATTTGCAATGAGGGTCGTGTTGCTCGGATCGTTATCCCACGAAATCCAACCAAAGTTCCCATATGAAGAGTTACTGTTCTTGTCCCAAATGCGATACGTTGCGCCTTCAATGGGCTTGCCACCCGGGTCATCCTGGAACAACGCTGCGCTCACCGCAATCGGGAAGAGATTGCTGGCGCTCGCCGGGCACCAGTCCGGGTGAGCCTGCGCAAATGCGTCGGCTGACGTTTCCATCTCATCAAAGCCAATCACACGCGCAAAGAAGGTACCAAACGCAAGTGTAGAACGCACCTCGACACCACTGACCTCATACGAAGGCGGAATACCCCCGTTGTTGGGCAATGGAACACCGACGCGCTGTCCGTCTGGCCCGATGAAGTAGGCTTCAATGTTCGTGTTCACGCTGTCATTGGGATTCCCGTTGCTATCCGGAATACCGTT comes from the Ardenticatena maritima genome and includes:
- a CDS encoding VWA domain-containing protein; its protein translation is MKGTTFFRSVRRETGQSLVIIGGALVVLMALLALVTDAGNAYVQRQRVQNAVDAATLAGGAELARTYVDPDSGHYAGTPQDENRIWQTIVRVAQANGIPDSNGNPNDSVNTNIEAYFIGPDGQRVGVPLPNNGGIPPSYEVSGVEVRSTLAFGTFFARVIGFDEMETSADAFAQAHPDWCPASASNLFPIAVSAALFQDDPGGKPIEGATYRIWDKNSNSSYGNFGWISWDNDPSNTTLIANMHDTRRSGTWHVGDLVPGATGVMNSSGVRQELDAYIAGATHSRNGLTIQHDPSVIIPIYDYTVGNGNNLKYHIVGFARFRLTNYKSTGGDKWIEGVFERYVDTTSPPGGGCYLTQTVKLYDEPPADLGRVIAGTVHLNEIFYTEGSSEQHVPVDVMLVLDISGSMNASWSGGSSKLQSAKDALIAFNNTLNVVEGDRVGLTTFPTVGRGAQYRTTCDNYKMNLYLYSEVRSSLTDNVGYVNSIIQGLSADSGTSLAHAIQTAREQLLADLRPGAIPVLIIASDGIVNVTLDGKWTGFGGAAGQGQNTPSCNNQAEQQTIEQANLAKEAGIIVFSIAIGDGFNTAVTEAIASPDADYDGNGQIDDYEKHFYIARNASDLANIYQLIGNRVQQIAEEGSYYTKETLGAGATVELRTTSGAIVQTTTANNAGAFQFTDVAPGDYRLTARVNRNGLIYDILTYGNGGPPRDPNNPRNGYVEVSIGQGTGITQVEVLYLSTCDGAARPTWCP